The following coding sequences are from one Prochlorococcus sp. MIT 1314 window:
- the purH gene encoding bifunctional phosphoribosylaminoimidazolecarboxamide formyltransferase/IMP cyclohydrolase: MSPLALVSVSDKKNIIPFCKELVEKFNYKILSSGGTAKHLIEAKIPVIKVADFTNSPEILGGRVKTLHPKIHGGILAKRTDEEHKKDIEANDLELIDLVVVNLYPFKKTIEKGSKWEDAIENIDIGGPSMIRSAAKNHKDVSVLVDPSQYQDFLEKNKKGDLNEAYKAKLALEAFQHTADYDAAISNWISKERGLQSSQYLESYPLIKTLRYGENPHQKAFWYGLNNLGWNSAEQLQGKELSYNNLLDLESALSTVLEFGYEEEDDFTINKFASVILKHNNPCGASISHSASQAFLNALECDSVSAFGGIVAFNSNVDSEAAMNLKDIFLECVVAPSFDKEALEILKIKKNLRLLKLSKDKLPKKHQTSTKSIMGGLLVQDTDDHKDKPESWVAVTKKNPSNLMNLDLNFAWKICKHVKSNAIVIAKDQKTIGIGAGQMNRVGAAKIALKAAEGLCSGAILASDGFFPFADTVQLANEYGIKAIIQPGGSLRDKESIDMCNSKGISMVFTQKRHFLH, translated from the coding sequence ATGTCACCATTAGCCTTAGTAAGTGTCTCTGATAAAAAAAATATAATCCCATTTTGTAAAGAATTGGTAGAAAAATTTAATTATAAAATTCTATCAAGTGGAGGAACTGCCAAACATCTAATAGAGGCAAAAATTCCAGTTATTAAAGTTGCAGATTTTACTAATTCTCCAGAAATTCTTGGAGGAAGAGTTAAAACTTTACATCCAAAAATCCACGGAGGAATATTAGCTAAAAGAACTGATGAGGAACATAAAAAAGATATAGAAGCTAACGATCTTGAACTAATTGACTTGGTAGTTGTCAATTTATATCCTTTTAAGAAAACTATTGAAAAAGGATCTAAATGGGAAGATGCTATTGAAAATATCGATATTGGAGGGCCATCAATGATTCGTTCTGCAGCTAAAAATCATAAGGATGTCTCCGTCCTAGTAGATCCTAGTCAATATCAAGATTTTCTTGAAAAAAATAAAAAAGGGGATTTAAATGAAGCGTATAAAGCAAAATTAGCCTTAGAAGCTTTTCAACATACAGCTGACTATGACGCTGCAATATCTAATTGGATAAGTAAAGAGAGAGGTTTACAATCCTCGCAATATCTTGAATCTTATCCTCTAATCAAAACCTTAAGATATGGAGAAAATCCGCATCAAAAGGCTTTTTGGTATGGTTTAAATAATCTTGGATGGAACTCGGCAGAACAATTACAAGGTAAAGAGTTAAGTTATAATAATCTATTAGATCTTGAATCAGCACTTTCAACAGTTTTAGAATTTGGCTATGAAGAAGAAGATGATTTCACAATAAACAAGTTTGCTTCTGTCATCCTCAAACACAATAATCCTTGTGGAGCCTCTATAAGTCATTCAGCTTCTCAAGCATTCTTGAATGCTTTGGAATGCGATTCAGTTAGTGCCTTTGGAGGAATAGTTGCTTTTAATTCAAACGTTGATAGTGAAGCCGCAATGAACCTCAAAGATATTTTCTTAGAGTGTGTCGTCGCTCCATCTTTTGATAAAGAAGCTTTAGAAATTCTGAAAATAAAAAAGAATTTAAGACTGTTAAAGTTATCAAAAGATAAACTTCCGAAAAAGCACCAAACTTCTACTAAATCAATAATGGGAGGATTACTAGTTCAAGACACTGATGATCATAAAGATAAACCTGAAAGTTGGGTTGCAGTAACTAAAAAGAATCCGAGTAACTTAATGAACTTAGATCTAAATTTTGCTTGGAAAATTTGTAAACACGTAAAATCAAATGCAATTGTTATTGCAAAAGACCAAAAAACTATTGGGATTGGAGCTGGACAAATGAATAGAGTTGGGGCTGCAAAAATTGCATTAAAAGCAGCTGAAGGATTATGTTCTGGGGCTATTTTGGCAAGCGATGGTTTTTTTCCATTTGCAGATACTGTACAACTTGCTAACGAGTATGGAATAAAAGCTATTATTCAACCTGGAGGAAGTTTGAGAGACAAAGAAAGTATTGATATGTGTAATTCGAAGGGTATCTCAATGGTATTCACCCAAAAAAGGCATTTTTTGCATTAA
- a CDS encoding DoxX family protein, whose translation MEDKTQTNQIQTASMNRTKAPQKVEVVVANSSSGLEVNILGELSIFVLRIGFCALMIHHGLEKLQDPEGFAEFVVGKYFPFLPGDPVIWTFGAAITQLVCPVGLAIGIFARLSSLGLFSTMAFAVYFHLLDTGLEGFPLAVVEGHNYAFELSFIYGAISLYFLCAGPGRLSLFRKTNKITYYPKST comes from the coding sequence ATGGAAGACAAAACACAAACTAACCAGATTCAAACAGCCAGTATGAATAGAACTAAAGCTCCCCAGAAAGTTGAAGTTGTAGTTGCTAATTCATCTTCAGGTTTAGAAGTTAATATCCTTGGGGAACTATCAATTTTTGTTTTGCGAATCGGGTTTTGTGCTTTGATGATTCATCATGGCCTAGAAAAACTTCAGGATCCAGAGGGTTTTGCTGAGTTTGTAGTTGGTAAGTACTTCCCATTTTTGCCAGGGGATCCTGTTATTTGGACTTTTGGAGCAGCTATAACTCAACTAGTTTGCCCAGTAGGATTAGCTATAGGGATTTTTGCAAGGCTTTCTTCTCTTGGGCTATTTTCCACAATGGCATTTGCTGTCTATTTTCATCTCCTAGATACTGGACTAGAAGGTTTCCCTCTTGCAGTTGTTGAAGGTCATAACTATGCCTTCGAATTGTCTTTTATCTATGGTGCTATTTCCCTTTACTTTCTATGCGCAGGTCCTGGTAGGCTATCTTTATTCAGAAAGACTAATAAAATTACATATTATCCAAAATCAACATAA
- a CDS encoding DUF3155 domain-containing protein, with amino-acid sequence MSKKRKRISRRRLAGQRVMAHVPIYHIETGKHKPVTAARRFIAENALSSPSVFNVRRNEHTTDRFFWGEKGLFSAQYAEENHFLFPSLKVVVEGIGEEKIFEGLELTADDWEEIEEYEYAFV; translated from the coding sequence ATGTCAAAAAAAAGAAAAAGAATCAGCAGAAGAAGATTGGCTGGTCAAAGAGTTATGGCCCATGTACCTATCTATCATATCGAAACCGGCAAACATAAACCAGTTACTGCTGCAAGAAGATTCATAGCTGAAAATGCTTTGTCTTCACCGTCTGTTTTCAACGTACGAAGAAATGAACATACCACCGATAGGTTTTTCTGGGGTGAAAAAGGGTTGTTTAGCGCCCAATATGCCGAAGAGAATCATTTCTTATTCCCTTCACTAAAAGTCGTAGTTGAAGGAATTGGTGAAGAGAAAATATTTGAAGGTCTAGAACTTACAGCGGATGATTGGGAAGAGATTGAGGAATACGAATACGCTTTCGTTTAA
- a CDS encoding ammonium transporter — MTTALQTPQRRSRPKLQDASLVNGPMLLLRSIRGFSSNRSMLWLATVPLALFGLGIFNLSAHAADLPELNAAFLANNLWLLIATILVIFMNAGFAMVEAGMCRSKNAVNILAKNLFVFALAVTSYWFIGYSLMYGGSVADGWLYFGGLFFDPTVTADMVTDAGLVPTVDFLFQSAFAGTAATIVSGLVAERVKFGEFVVFAIVLTAFIYPIAGSWKWNGGWLDSLGFVDFAGSSIVHSVGAWAGLVGAMLLGPRIGKYSDGKPQAMPGHNMAIATLGALVLWIGWYGFNPGSQLAMDQWVPYVAVTTTLAAAAGAIGATVVSTLTSGKPDLTMIINGILAGLVSITAGCGDMTLAGAWFAGLVGGIIVVFSVAALDAAEIDDPVGAFSVHGVCGVWGTVVIGLWGTAVQGDGAGMGLFNGGGINLLLVQALGAAAYAIWTLVTCWIAWSIIGGLFGGIRVSEEEETQGLDIGEHGMEAYPDFASAK, encoded by the coding sequence ATGACCACTGCTTTGCAAACGCCTCAAAGGCGCTCTAGGCCCAAATTACAGGATGCAAGTCTTGTAAATGGACCTATGCTCCTTTTGAGGAGTATTCGAGGATTTAGTTCAAACCGCTCTATGTTGTGGCTTGCGACTGTTCCTTTAGCTTTGTTTGGTTTAGGTATTTTTAATCTTTCAGCTCATGCAGCTGATTTACCTGAGTTGAATGCAGCTTTTCTTGCTAACAATTTATGGCTTTTGATCGCTACTATCCTAGTGATCTTTATGAACGCTGGTTTCGCTATGGTTGAGGCGGGTATGTGCCGTTCAAAGAACGCAGTAAACATCCTTGCTAAAAACCTATTCGTATTTGCTTTAGCTGTAACCTCTTATTGGTTTATTGGCTATTCATTAATGTACGGAGGTAGTGTTGCTGACGGATGGCTTTATTTTGGAGGCTTATTTTTTGATCCAACAGTTACTGCAGATATGGTAACTGATGCTGGATTAGTTCCAACAGTTGATTTCTTGTTCCAGTCTGCATTTGCAGGAACTGCGGCAACTATCGTATCCGGTCTTGTTGCTGAAAGAGTTAAATTTGGAGAATTTGTTGTTTTTGCTATTGTATTAACCGCATTTATATATCCAATTGCTGGTAGCTGGAAATGGAATGGTGGTTGGCTTGATTCTCTAGGTTTTGTTGACTTTGCTGGATCTTCAATTGTTCATTCAGTTGGAGCATGGGCAGGTCTTGTAGGAGCTATGCTTCTTGGACCAAGAATTGGCAAATACTCTGATGGCAAACCACAGGCTATGCCAGGACACAATATGGCTATAGCTACTTTGGGTGCATTAGTTCTATGGATAGGTTGGTATGGATTTAACCCCGGTTCTCAACTAGCTATGGACCAATGGGTTCCATATGTTGCTGTAACAACTACTTTGGCAGCGGCAGCTGGGGCTATCGGAGCAACTGTTGTTTCCACATTAACTTCTGGAAAGCCTGATCTTACAATGATTATTAACGGAATCCTTGCTGGTTTGGTTAGTATTACTGCTGGTTGTGGTGATATGACTCTTGCTGGAGCCTGGTTCGCAGGACTAGTAGGTGGAATTATTGTTGTATTTTCTGTAGCAGCACTTGATGCCGCTGAGATCGACGATCCTGTAGGTGCATTCTCTGTTCATGGAGTTTGTGGTGTATGGGGAACTGTAGTTATTGGTCTTTGGGGTACAGCTGTACAAGGAGATGGAGCAGGTATGGGATTGTTCAATGGTGGAGGTATTAACCTTCTTCTAGTTCAAGCTCTTGGTGCCGCAGCTTATGCTATCTGGACGCTAGTTACCTGCTGGATTGCTTGGTCAATTATCGGAGGATTATTTGGAGGAATCCGAGTATCTGAAGAGGAAGAGACTCAAGGCTTAGATATAGGAGAGCACGGAATGGAAGCATATCCAGACTTTGCATCTGCTAAATAA
- a CDS encoding 4-hydroxy-3-methylbut-2-enyl diphosphate reductase, whose product MDTQAFRRSLHHSGRYNRRGFDSPTKRAQALEEAYQSDLITSIRDNGFNFTKGRLNIKLAQAFGFCWGVERAVAMAYETRRHYPNENIWITNEIIHNPSVNDHLRKMNVKFISAKNGIKDFSSVSNGDVVILPAFGATVQEMKLLHEKGCHIIDTTCPWVSKVWHTVEKHKKHVFTSLIHGKFKHEETLATSSFAGKYLVVLDLEEANYVSEYILGRGNRNEFMNKFAKACSNGFDPDKDLDRVGVANQTTMLKSETEEIGKVFERTMLKKFGPKNINSHFLAFNTICDATEERQDAMFSLVDEDLDILVVIGGFNSSNTTHLQEIAITKNISSFHIDTPERISVEENSILHKPLGSDLELKNNFLPSGNINVGITSGASTPDKVVADVIEKLIDITS is encoded by the coding sequence ATGGACACTCAAGCTTTTAGAAGATCTCTGCATCATTCTGGCAGATACAACAGAAGGGGTTTCGATTCTCCAACAAAAAGAGCTCAAGCATTAGAAGAAGCTTACCAAAGTGATTTGATAACTTCCATAAGAGATAATGGTTTTAATTTCACTAAGGGCAGGCTCAATATAAAGTTAGCTCAAGCCTTCGGTTTTTGTTGGGGAGTGGAAAGAGCTGTAGCAATGGCTTATGAGACAAGAAGACATTACCCTAATGAGAATATTTGGATAACAAACGAAATAATTCATAACCCCTCAGTTAATGATCATTTAAGAAAAATGAATGTTAAGTTCATTTCAGCTAAAAATGGAATTAAAGACTTCTCTTCAGTGTCTAATGGGGATGTTGTTATATTGCCTGCTTTCGGAGCGACTGTTCAAGAAATGAAACTTCTTCATGAGAAAGGATGTCATATTATAGATACAACTTGTCCTTGGGTTTCTAAGGTTTGGCATACTGTTGAGAAACATAAAAAACATGTTTTCACATCTTTAATTCATGGAAAATTTAAGCATGAAGAGACTCTTGCTACTAGCTCATTTGCTGGAAAGTATTTAGTTGTACTTGATTTAGAAGAAGCAAATTATGTATCTGAATATATTCTGGGTAGAGGGAACAGAAATGAGTTTATGAATAAATTTGCTAAAGCTTGTTCTAATGGATTTGATCCTGATAAAGATTTAGATAGAGTCGGAGTTGCAAATCAGACAACTATGCTTAAAAGCGAGACTGAGGAGATTGGAAAAGTTTTTGAAAGAACGATGTTAAAAAAATTTGGACCAAAAAATATAAATAGTCACTTTTTAGCTTTTAATACAATTTGTGATGCAACTGAAGAAAGACAAGATGCAATGTTTTCTTTGGTTGATGAAGACCTTGATATTCTGGTTGTTATAGGGGGCTTCAATTCTTCAAATACAACTCATTTACAAGAAATAGCAATTACTAAAAATATTTCATCTTTTCATATAGATACTCCTGAGAGAATATCAGTTGAAGAAAACTCAATATTACATAAACCATTAGGTTCAGATTTAGAACTTAAAAATAATTTTTTGCCTAGTGGTAATATCAATGTTGGAATTACCTCTGGTGCATCTACTCCAGATAAGGTTGTTGCGGATGTTATTGAAAAGTTAATTGATATTACTTCCTGA
- a CDS encoding adenosylcobinamide-GDP ribazoletransferase, with product MAGSWMFYTTFPKIPLINPEFKNIAQFAPPLGFFIGTIQSYIFLFLRTNSWSIYASTLICLASGYLITGGLHIDGLMDTFDGIFAGKKKRLKAMKDSKVGSFGVQALVFITLIQIACILKIQNLITFVLPICLFWGRFSNLFLIEKFKYISHKKKSISHKKFWNGFKKESLISIIFLLIFIAYHLVSITSQAILIKFLILILIGIFLSYCIPNILGNKIGGFNGDACGASIILVETTMLFMHAILL from the coding sequence TTGGCAGGATCTTGGATGTTCTATACGACATTTCCAAAGATACCTTTAATTAATCCCGAATTTAAAAATATTGCACAATTTGCGCCGCCTTTAGGATTTTTTATTGGGACAATACAGAGTTATATTTTTCTTTTTTTAAGAACAAACTCTTGGTCAATTTATGCATCAACATTAATTTGTTTGGCTTCAGGGTATTTAATTACTGGTGGTCTACACATTGATGGTTTGATGGATACTTTCGATGGTATTTTTGCGGGTAAAAAGAAACGTTTAAAAGCCATGAAAGACAGTAAAGTTGGTTCCTTTGGCGTTCAAGCTTTAGTATTTATAACTTTAATTCAAATTGCTTGCATACTGAAAATTCAAAACCTAATAACTTTTGTTTTACCTATATGCTTATTTTGGGGAAGATTTTCAAATTTATTTCTTATCGAAAAGTTTAAATATATCAGTCATAAGAAAAAATCTATTAGTCACAAAAAGTTTTGGAATGGATTTAAAAAAGAATCTTTGATCTCCATTATTTTTCTTTTAATTTTCATTGCATACCACTTAGTTTCAATTACATCCCAAGCAATATTAATTAAATTTTTAATTCTTATTTTGATTGGTATTTTTCTAAGCTATTGTATCCCAAACATACTGGGTAATAAAATTGGAGGCTTCAATGGAGATGCCTGCGGTGCAAGTATTATACTAGTTGAAACTACAATGTTGTTTATGCACGCAATTCTTTTATAG
- a CDS encoding sensor histidine kinase yields the protein MNLSKKFEELILKQLESFGCSMGVTHLVMYLASAKRGNKATFEMIGQWPQIDRLLTSIEDDPSLKVSSPNRRWYPLQDNDILLGVLRVETDLKEGNWPVSLDSRLKALSISLAKCVSIELERQNKNEEINYLKNQVNVIIHQLRNPLAAIRTYAQLLIKRLGSDDDSIEIVERMIIEQKQINQYMDSFAQLNSPIQLPLEIGEERLLLPPNLDNKKLITVQSLLRPILERGKANAYLENRNWTEPSLWPDWTISPLKAKYAVIAEIVANLLENAFKYAQKDAEIGLAITSHGLCIFDDGKKITKNENEKIFEKGFRGSAAKKKDGTGVGLFLGRKLAKQIGGDLRLLENNSIDNTEILKNLKKKNIFYLELPIKELRA from the coding sequence ATGAATCTTTCAAAAAAATTTGAAGAATTAATTTTAAAACAGCTAGAGAGTTTTGGTTGCTCGATGGGAGTGACACATTTAGTTATGTATCTTGCTTCAGCTAAACGAGGAAATAAAGCAACTTTCGAAATGATTGGGCAATGGCCACAAATTGATAGGCTACTGACATCAATAGAAGATGATCCTTCACTAAAAGTTTCATCGCCTAATAGAAGATGGTATCCTCTTCAAGACAACGATATTCTACTTGGTGTCCTAAGGGTAGAAACTGATTTGAAAGAGGGGAATTGGCCAGTATCTCTTGATTCTAGATTAAAAGCGCTTTCAATATCTCTAGCTAAATGCGTCTCTATCGAATTAGAACGTCAAAATAAAAATGAAGAAATCAATTATTTAAAAAATCAGGTGAATGTCATTATCCATCAATTAAGGAATCCATTGGCTGCTATTAGGACATATGCACAATTACTAATAAAAAGACTTGGCTCAGATGATGACTCTATTGAAATAGTTGAACGCATGATAATAGAGCAAAAACAAATTAATCAATATATGGATTCTTTTGCGCAATTAAATTCACCTATTCAACTGCCTCTAGAAATTGGAGAGGAAAGATTATTATTACCGCCAAATTTAGATAATAAAAAGTTAATAACTGTTCAGAGTTTATTGAGGCCAATATTAGAAAGGGGTAAAGCTAATGCGTACTTAGAGAATAGAAATTGGACTGAACCTTCTCTTTGGCCAGATTGGACTATATCGCCATTAAAGGCCAAATATGCTGTAATTGCCGAAATTGTGGCCAATTTATTAGAAAATGCGTTTAAATATGCCCAAAAAGATGCTGAAATTGGACTCGCAATTACGAGTCATGGACTTTGTATATTTGATGATGGTAAAAAAATAACCAAAAATGAAAACGAGAAAATTTTTGAAAAAGGTTTTAGAGGATCTGCCGCTAAGAAAAAGGACGGCACTGGTGTGGGACTTTTTTTGGGGAGGAAATTAGCAAAACAAATTGGAGGAGATTTGAGATTGCTGGAAAATAACTCGATTGATAATACTGAGATATTAAAAAATCTTAAGAAGAAAAATATTTTCTATTTAGAACTACCTATAAAAGAATTGCGTGCATAA
- a CDS encoding DUF3181 family protein: MDYQIRISDLENVISEKVFIKIEKWNLYLGDAGLARNLAIQCISNKDQGPLEAAKLSLKAINVKVGDGVNSIPLINLITNSQIIELEEILESFFEN; this comes from the coding sequence ATGGATTATCAGATACGTATAAGTGATCTAGAAAATGTTATTTCCGAAAAGGTTTTTATTAAAATAGAAAAGTGGAATTTGTATCTTGGAGACGCTGGCTTAGCTAGAAATCTTGCTATTCAATGTATCAGTAATAAAGATCAAGGCCCATTGGAGGCTGCAAAATTAAGTTTGAAAGCAATAAATGTAAAAGTAGGGGATGGTGTTAATAGTATTCCACTGATTAATTTAATCACTAACTCACAAATTATAGAATTAGAGGAGATTTTGGAAAGTTTTTTTGAAAACTAA
- the sfsA gene encoding DNA/RNA nuclease SfsA, with the protein MNDRIIEFDPLIEGVLIKRYKRFLADIKLETGELVTAHCANTGPMKGLLIDGAKVRISVSHSPKRKLPFTWEQVCVLGSNNEEVWVGINTLFANKLIKRVIEKNLLNEIIGEIDTIKSEVPYGKDKKSRIDFLLTPKSSNPDNRNIYIEVKNTTWIKENVALFPDTVTKRGQKHLVELKELIPENKSVLVLCITRKDAIFFAPGDEADPLYGNLFRESLSAGMIPIPCSFEFHKDHVTWNGIKALK; encoded by the coding sequence ATGAATGATCGGATAATTGAATTTGATCCATTAATTGAAGGGGTTTTAATTAAGAGGTATAAAAGGTTTCTTGCGGATATTAAATTAGAGACTGGAGAGTTAGTAACTGCTCATTGTGCTAATACAGGTCCAATGAAGGGACTTTTGATAGATGGGGCAAAAGTAAGAATAAGTGTTTCTCATTCTCCAAAAAGAAAATTACCTTTTACATGGGAACAGGTTTGTGTTTTAGGTTCAAACAATGAAGAGGTTTGGGTAGGCATTAATACTCTATTTGCAAATAAATTAATCAAAAGGGTTATTGAGAAAAACTTGCTTAATGAAATAATTGGAGAAATAGATACAATTAAATCCGAAGTTCCTTATGGAAAAGATAAAAAAAGCAGAATTGATTTTCTTTTAACTCCAAAATCTTCAAATCCTGATAATCGTAATATTTATATAGAGGTCAAGAATACGACTTGGATTAAAGAAAATGTAGCCTTATTCCCTGACACCGTAACTAAAAGAGGCCAAAAACACCTTGTAGAATTAAAAGAATTAATTCCAGAAAATAAAAGTGTTTTAGTACTTTGTATTACTAGAAAAGACGCTATTTTCTTTGCGCCTGGAGATGAGGCGGATCCCTTATATGGCAATCTTTTCAGAGAATCTTTAAGCGCAGGAATGATACCCATTCCATGTTCCTTTGAATTTCATAAAGATCATGTAACATGGAATGGAATTAAAGCCTTGAAATGA
- the murJ gene encoding murein biosynthesis integral membrane protein MurJ has protein sequence MHSNLKNHVFSISFGTSLSKLAGCLRQIFIAAAFGVGVTYDAFNYAYIIPGFLLIIIGGINGPLHNAVVAVLTPLNKKNGGIVLTQVSIKLSILLCILAILIYLNSSLLIDLLAPNLSYEAKSIATYQLKILTPCIPLSGLIGLSFGALNTQRKFFLSSVSPAIISLTTIFFILFSWIFNKENSSYHFFSYTGLLAFATLTGTLIQFVVQIVEINKIGLLRLGSTFNLLKDEEWRIFKLIIPASISSGLSQINVFIDMFFASSFQGAASGLAYGNFLIQAPLGILSNSLILPLLPEFSQLRSDKENRGLQKKLISAIEYCFLTTIFLAGFFITFNNQIVQLVFQRGSFDYSAALKVKNILIAYAVGIPFYLYRDLLVRTYYSIEKTNFPFKSSFVGIIFNIFFDWFLIGAPIKDFGNLSPYNFGVIGIILSSVIVNFIVCILLSLNLRNEDIHLPYLDLLRKISLMSLAAFIDSTLCFTILKTTNNLNSNLEEFLLLIFGTLTFFVIYYLLTKCLKVNKFKVLKKEI, from the coding sequence ATGCATTCAAATTTAAAAAATCATGTTTTTTCAATTTCGTTTGGTACTAGTCTTAGTAAATTAGCTGGATGTTTAAGACAAATATTTATAGCTGCTGCTTTTGGAGTTGGGGTAACTTACGACGCATTTAATTATGCCTATATAATTCCTGGTTTTTTGCTAATAATCATTGGAGGGATTAATGGTCCCTTACATAACGCAGTCGTAGCAGTTCTAACTCCCCTTAACAAAAAAAATGGAGGGATTGTTTTAACTCAAGTAAGCATAAAACTTTCAATATTATTATGCATTTTAGCCATATTGATTTATTTAAATTCCAGCTTATTAATTGACTTATTAGCGCCCAATTTAAGTTACGAAGCTAAATCTATTGCCACTTACCAATTAAAAATACTTACACCTTGTATCCCTTTATCCGGCTTAATAGGTTTAAGCTTTGGAGCGTTAAATACCCAAAGAAAATTCTTTTTATCAAGTGTAAGTCCAGCAATAATAAGCTTAACTACTATTTTTTTTATTTTATTTAGTTGGATTTTCAACAAAGAAAATAGCTCATATCATTTTTTTTCTTATACGGGACTACTAGCTTTTGCAACTTTGACAGGAACTTTAATTCAGTTTGTTGTTCAAATTGTGGAAATAAATAAAATCGGTCTCCTGAGATTAGGGTCAACCTTCAATTTACTTAAAGATGAAGAGTGGAGAATTTTCAAACTAATTATTCCAGCATCTATCTCATCAGGTCTAAGTCAAATTAATGTTTTTATCGATATGTTTTTCGCTTCAAGTTTTCAAGGAGCAGCATCGGGACTAGCTTACGGAAACTTTCTTATACAAGCCCCATTAGGCATATTATCTAACTCTTTGATTTTGCCATTACTTCCAGAATTCTCTCAATTGAGAAGTGATAAAGAAAATAGAGGTCTCCAAAAAAAATTGATATCTGCGATAGAGTACTGTTTCTTGACAACTATTTTTTTAGCCGGATTTTTCATAACATTCAATAATCAAATCGTACAATTAGTTTTTCAAAGAGGATCTTTTGATTATTCAGCGGCTTTAAAAGTAAAAAATATATTAATTGCTTATGCGGTTGGAATACCTTTTTATCTTTATAGAGATTTATTAGTAAGAACTTACTATTCAATAGAAAAAACAAACTTCCCTTTTAAGTCTTCATTTGTAGGGATAATATTTAATATTTTTTTTGACTGGTTTTTAATTGGTGCCCCAATTAAGGATTTTGGGAATCTTTCACCATATAATTTTGGAGTCATAGGAATAATTTTATCTTCAGTAATAGTAAACTTTATAGTCTGTATTTTGCTTTCTTTAAATTTGCGAAATGAAGATATCCATTTGCCTTACTTAGATTTATTGAGAAAAATTAGCCTTATGTCATTAGCAGCATTTATAGACAGCACACTTTGTTTTACTATTTTGAAAACTACGAATAACTTAAATTCAAATCTCGAAGAATTTTTATTATTAATATTTGGAACTCTAACTTTTTTTGTAATTTATTATTTACTTACAAAATGCTTGAAAGTAAATAAATTTAAAGTTTTAAAAAAAGAGATTTAG
- a CDS encoding esterase, with amino-acid sequence MKYYIDHEFVSISSQTATHRIILLHGWGADSHDLLTLGKEIKEKINLDFEVISLSASGFHPSGYGRQWYRLYPHDWNGAEVEVNKLLGTLKKFDNDQISLRNTILLGFSQGAAMAIDAGFKLNLGLIVACSGYPHPTWVPRENCPPFLASHGIYDDVVPIEASRIIYEMVKSKSSKFCELVEFDGFHQIDSNLVDFISSKISDIF; translated from the coding sequence ATGAAATACTATATCGATCATGAATTTGTCTCGATTAGCTCTCAAACTGCAACTCATAGAATTATTTTGTTACATGGTTGGGGAGCCGATTCACATGATCTTTTGACACTTGGCAAGGAGATTAAAGAAAAAATAAATCTTGATTTTGAGGTAATTTCTTTGAGCGCTAGTGGATTTCATCCAAGTGGTTATGGAAGACAGTGGTATCGATTGTATCCACATGATTGGAATGGAGCTGAGGTTGAAGTTAATAAACTTTTAGGTACATTAAAGAAATTTGATAATGATCAGATTTCACTCAGAAATACAATTCTGTTGGGTTTCTCTCAAGGTGCAGCTATGGCAATTGATGCAGGATTTAAATTAAATTTAGGATTAATTGTTGCTTGTAGTGGGTACCCTCACCCAACTTGGGTTCCAAGAGAAAATTGCCCGCCATTCTTGGCTAGTCATGGAATATATGACGACGTGGTGCCAATAGAGGCCTCTAGGATTATTTATGAAATGGTAAAAAGTAAATCTTCTAAATTTTGTGAATTAGTAGAATTTGATGGATTTCATCAAATTGATTCAAATTTAGTTGATTTTATAAGTTCAAAGATAAGTGATATTTTTTAA